The window ggactggcgtcccatccttggtgtgtccctccccctccggccttacgccctgtgttaccgggtaggctccggttccccgcaaccctgtatgggacaagcagttctgaaagtgtgtgtgtgtgtgtgtgtgttatgctccTTTTTCATGCAATTCAGTCACCCTCCTGAATGAGGACAGACACAGCTGAGATTCCACCcacccaccttcctgctggGAGCGTtctgctcagctcagctcacaTAACACACAAGCTCTCACTCACAGGGTGACCGACACGGCTGGGGAGGTCCACAACCTCATCGAAGAGAAGGACTTCACGTCGGGTGTCTACAAAGCGACCTTTGACACACAGGCCTACTGGACGGCAGCAGGACGGACGTCGTTTCATGAGGCAGCCGAGGTAAAGACGAGCTCTCTAACCACGCAGTGATGTCGTGGCCTGGTTTAAACGCATCTCTTTAGAAGGAAGTAATGTAAATTAGTgcccattttaaaaattaacatgtatCCTTGAAGCGACATGTTAAGATGGTTAAAATACACATCACAATATCTGTCCCATATTCCttaattatgtaatatttttagggTAAATTAGAAATAGTTCTAGAACTGCTGTTAAGTTGGATGTAGGTGATAAGTTAgcttcatttaattaattagtgGAAAGAACTTGGTTTATAAGGCTCGTATGGGTTAGGCAGTAGTGAGCAGATGCAAGCTGAAGCGAACTCTGACACCTCTAGGCCCACAGCGGGTCAAAGTCAGGCTGCAGTGTTTTAACCGCATTTACCTGCTACGCCACTGTGTTTGCAGGTGACGTTCAAGGCCCACGAACAAGGTCACCAACACTACACACTGGCGCTGCTCCTCAGCCCCTTCTCTTACACGACCACAGCCGTGGTCAACGGCGCTCACGAGTAACGGCCTCGTCCGCCACGTAGCTAGGCACGGTGAACGACGGACGCTCGACGCACAGTAACGTAAAAGTAAGGTAGGCGGTCCAGAAGCTGAGGTGAAGGGGAAATGTTTCATAACCACGGGTCAGTTTCCTGCACTCTGCCAAACAGCAAATTGGGCTTCATTTGAGCCTTGTCCCATTGACTCAACATTGCAAAGAACAAGTTCTttgaataataaagaaatgttgaaataaCTTTTTCCACCTACAAACAACCAATAAATGAACGTAGGTCTTGATTGATTGGAGGATtgatttaaagtgatttttcaaTGTGTAAAatcattctttttaaaaattgtcaaatgttttaaatactttaatgaAGGCCTCAGTTTTAACTAAAGCAGCAAACATTGTCTCCCATCAGTTAAGTACATACTATGTGTACTTTtagtatttaacattttcataataGTTTGATCTATACCAAGTACTGAATGTATGTGAAAAGTAATGTTTGATTCaaatatatattacaaattGAACACCGACGAGCCTCCGCTGTATCTGTCctcaaaaatgtaatgaatgttcAGTAAATCAAGTGATAGTGAATTTCTTtatttggaagaaaaatatGCTAAAGCAggttgcatgaacatttaaacaacttcctttgcaggaaaaaaaagtccaacATATAGTTTTGAACTGTCAGAACAGAACATTTTGCACAGACTTTAAAATTGATGATTGtacaaatcactgtaaagtaatatctttttttgtctgtcaaaatattttactttgaatGTCCCTGGagaaacatctttaaaaaattttatattCTGTCCCCAAATATTTTTCACATGTCCATGTAGAactattataaataataaaaaaagtgcaCTCATTTCAATTAACCCAAGCTTATTTTCACAgccaaaaacataaaataaatctctaaaacaaacatttaagtcAAACAAATGATGGAAAAATCTGAAGGCACATTTACATGAATACTGCAATATGTAATACTtaacattgtttaaaaataaacactataGTCTTGATATACAGATACACTGGGGGTAGCAGATGCCCAATGATCCTGCGGGATAATAGGCTCAGCCAGAGTCGTGTGGCGACAAGTTGTATATACTCCTCCCAAAATATTCAAGGTTTTGAGGAAAAAGACTCCACCCTTTTGCCAGGATATGTAACTTATAAAACATATGATTTGTCACCGATACATCAGTTAAGTgatcacatttcatttacatatttagatGGAGGATCAGTTTCTCAGGCGCTACTTAGTCACCTGGTGCACCTCAGCAACACATGTGGCCCAGCTACCAAATTCATACCTCAAAGTGGAACCTTGAGAAACGGGCTTTGAATAACAATGATGCAAACACCTGCTTGACAGGGTCTTGTGTAGCTGTACTTATGGATTTGTTACATCAATACGTGGACATTGTCCGGCTCAATGAACATACTTCTCCAAAACTGCATTGCCAGCAACGATAAATGGTAACCTGTTGCAGAAGTAATGATTTGTTAAAcctgtatttttacagtaaccCACCTGAAGTGATGCCCTGAGGTTCTACAGGTGCTGGATTTTTATGTAGAAAATAGTGGGTGTGCAACTACTTCcccaaaaaccattttttttttttttttttaaatcaacataCTGATACCTGTGTCttttgaaacaaacattttgggAGCTAAAGTGATTTAATACCACTTTAATGGAACtagtgggttaaaaaaaaaaaaaggtagagGAATCTTTGCAGACTTGCGGCTACACAGTGCAAACCGGggcacaaattaaaaatggatcAGATTACGACTTGACTGTGCCTCTAGAATGTCGTTACTACACGTGTATACATTACAGGTTGTTAATGTACAACAGCACCATTTGCAGTCCCAGACACTGCCTTGCAGAAACAGAACTAGGTTCATTTTTAGCCTGGAGTGGCATTGGATGAACCAGCAAGTGAGAACCGCCATGCTCCTCTGCACGGCCGCCGTGTCAGAGCAGCGAAGCGCTACTGCTGTGCGCAGCACCTGAAATCCACAGAGAATCTCAGTCGCTGCACACAGCAACAATAAGAGAAAAACCCTCAAAGGGGGAAATCGGACACAAATAACTTACAACAATCTGAGAAAATATGAAGCGCAGCATTGAAAACTAGAACATGTTCTAAGTTGTCACCTCCCACATCTCTTCTGTGTGCCGTTCAAGGGCGATGACCGCGTCGCCCTTACATTCCGGCTTATTCTACAGTGTCGACAACCcgaaaataaatacagcacgAAATCGGACGCAACGACCTACAATCAGACATTGGAGGATCTCGTCAGACATTCAGGCACGTAGCAGCACTGGCACAGTCCTGTGGAGAACCGGCTCCCGGCTTTCTCATGATCCAGCGTGCCATGGGCCATCTGTACTCAGTGCATATACACTGCTACAAAAACTAAGTAATAAAGAAATAGTTTAAGGCATGCAGAAAATAAAGTTAAACTAAAACTTTCTTTTCCTGGAGTCAAAATCTACACGTGGGTAAACTCGAGGTACACCGAGGAGCAGGGTGAGGTAAAATGTCGCACGAAGGGCtcagtcacacaaacacaccgtcTAACACCTCACAAATGTCATAGCTGCCAAAACAAAAGGTACATTGAAATATGCCTAATATCCCTACTATGCTAGATATTGTAACTGCCTGTATTTACAAATGCTTTACAGTACCTACAATGTATAGTCAGAGGAATGGAAAACATCATACAAACTCGAGTACtaagagaaagaaaatacaaaaacaagctGTAATTTTACATCGTATATAAATACTTTCATTAGAAGCAATAAAATCACGGAGTGGATGAAACATATAAACACCACATAAGCCTCCTCCTATGACTGGGTTCCAGGGTTATGTTCACGGAGAGAAGTTTGGGCAGAAGAGTGAACTTTTCACGTCACACGTTGCCTACAACCTACTGCGTCAGAGCAAGACTTGCGCCGCCGTATGACCTCTGGAGCCGGGTTCAGCGCTCCTGCCGACGCGAATCTATGGCTAGAACACAGACAGCCTCCTCCCTGTTATCGCACAGCCTTCCTGGATCTGTGAAAGCTCCTTTATTTGGCAAACGAAACTAATAAAATTAAACCGCACACAGCTTCTTCCTCAAAAGACAGTGATGGCTTCTTTAGACAGTCATTCTGTACTTCATACAccaatttgtttgtttggtgaTCAGTTTGTCCTGGAATTGACTGGCCACGCCATTAGGGGGAGTACGAGATGTAGTCTTGGGGGTTTGACACAAAGCTTCCCACTGAACCTCTGCAAGGTGCGTAAAAGTACGTGGTGTTCCCTACGGGTTGAGCGCGGCCCCTGTGGCCCAGGCCCTCCTTTGCGCATCGCGCAAATGGCGTCGCGTGCAGACGAAAGCAGGTGACGCAGAACCGGTGCGAATTTAAGGCTATGCAGTAAACATTGTAGTGGTTGACACCGGCTCCCCTTTCCTTCCAAATATGGGCTGAGCTGCTGAAAGCCAGCAGGGCCTCCACATGcaacagtaaacacacacacacacacacacacacacacacacacacacacacacacacaatcaataGTCCAGTTACACAGGCCCCAAATCCAGATAAATTGGCCACGTTAAACCACCCCTCTCGGTGCTGACAGGCTTCGGCAACAGTTGACACACACTGGTTTGTGGGCTTCGTtcacgtgcgcgcgcacacatacacacacccacccaaCACGGACCACAGGTCAGTAGTCCGTGACAGGAGCCAACTCTGGAGAAAGATTAACTGATATGTTCTTGTACAGTCTGGTTAAAGTGATCTCAGGCGTGTAGTGCAGGTTGTTCAGACCGTCGAGATACTGCCTCTCCTTGGAGTACCTCAGCAACTTGTATCTGGGAAGGAAAATAATAATCGTGAACTTTGCAAATGATTATGAAATTTTTACGTTAAATCATATTAACTTATTTACACATACTGGAGGGATGAGCCAAGTGAGGTTAATTGTACAGGATCAATAACTACGTTTCACCATAATTAATACACCATTTCTGGGTACTGACAGGTTCGGAAAAGGAGTTTTCAGCGATAAGTAGATTCAATCTGATGCAGTTACCCTATGAAATAAAAGCGAAAGGTGCATAAATATTTCAATCCTCTAGATCAGAAGGGAGATTATGCGGCACATATAGAGTCGTCGTCTCTGCGTAAACAGACCTTGAAAATGATCTTTAGGTTAAAGTTCCTTCTCCCGAGCTGTTGGATAAGGACCAGTTGGGCAAAGTTTCGGAGCCGCTCACGCACACACTCCCCCACACCACAGGTTCCTCGCTACATAGTCATTTAAAGCAGATCTCCTCTGGAACTTAGTTCCACGAATATGACCTGATGTTTTGTGAACTACCTGTCCAGTGAGGAGAGAAGCTTTCCGTGTGGAGATGTAGCACTCACCTCCCTAGGAACTGCACTTCTCCACGATGGTGGTGCGGGATCGACTTGTACTTGCCAATTTCACCCTCGGGCCTGGTCACATTGAAGCCCGCATAGTGCACTCTGTATGCGAACAAGCAAAGTGCGTTCAGAAGAATCCATTTTGATCAGCAAACAGTTTTGCTGAAACGTTTCTTCAGCCTCTGTCCGATAATGAGCTAGTCAACTTCCCTTTCACATCACTATTATGTGACAACATCTTTGCTGATATGCTGAGTTTGTGTTTATAAGACCAGACATTTAAGAAGCGTAAGGTGTGGTTTACAAGGCTACTGAGTGCTCGCAGAGAGCTGGCCACTTGGCTCAAGCATGGCGGCCTTTCGAAGGCTACATCACTGTTCAACCCAAACCCCTCCCTCAGTGTACGGCGCAGACAATGACCTGTTCCAGAGATCGTCGTCCTCGCCACCCCATCCCCAGAATGCATTGGGAAATCCATTAATCTTCTGGAACTGCTCCGCCGTCAGCCCGCTCACACCGCCGAAGAACTCATTGTAGGGCAGGCTAGAGGTCAAAGTTCAAAGGTCAAACAGGAGGTAGCAGGCCTGGACATGAAGTGAAATATACTACATGGTTTAGTACCACAAAGAACACTGCAGGACAGTAGGAAGACAAAAATAGAAATCCTTACCATAGTGTTTCACTGAAAGCACTACACAACAAAGAACAAGTACTGACTTTATAGTTAAACAAAAAACGGTTACTGAATGACATCTTCAGATTCTACAGGGGTGTACGAAAAGGTTCtttttctacacacacacacaaacaccaactGCCATCAAATCTGCAATCTGTAGTCACCCTCTCAGATGAGCTGAGGGTTCAACAGAAGATGTTGCTTTCCAGGATATGTCTAGTTTCCGCTCGGCGAGttggggatttttttccccccatctgcATGTCTTACTAATATTATGAGTGGGAGTTTTTACAATGTCCATAATGCTGACCAGGTATATTGCTCACACCTGACAGAAAGCGATCCCACCTCAAACtgaaacgtaaaaaaaaaaaatcacctctaGTCTCTGTAAAACGTCTCAAGTTTAGCCATCACATCACAGGCCAGTACAGCTTTTTCAGCTGGCCACCACCACTGCATCTGGATATATCCCATGTAACATAAAATGACGGAGACATTTATAGGGGcaacatttgtgtgtgtctgtgagagagaaACTAGGAGGAATCCATGTGGAAGAGATTACTGGTGTCCCCACAAGACATCCAAATCTTACTCCAGTAGAGGCCCAGTTACACACAGCTACAAAACCAGATTTCACAAGACAGTGTTGAGGAAATAACACCGTACAAGGactaaacattaaaaaaaagtcacaatcatttaaaatttaaatcacaagtggcaggaacctttctaaCAAGtcacaaaacacacttttaacAGGTATTACAAACAGATACTATATCCTTACCGGAACTGATGAAACTAGGCCTTAACACCATTTCTAGGTCAGAGTGGCCAACTCCAGTCCTCAGCAGCTGTAGGGCATTCGGGTTTTGTGCTAAAATCACTAATGCTTaggttttattttcaacaaGAATTATTATTACCTCCTGGGTATTGAGGTCTCAAATCAATTGCCAACTGGGCAGGAACCTCCAGACTCCCGAGAACTGGATTCACCACTACCATTCTGGGTCAACTTACCAGCCCTCACAACACAGCTGCAGAATCATCCAAAAAAGGGATTAAAATCAATTTCTCACTAAAGTTTCACTCCCACTTACTAGTTGGTTAATAATGGTCTcaacttctgtgtgtgtgtgtgagagatagaCTCGAACAGGAAACCAGACTTGGAGTTCAGTCAGTGTGCATATATAGAGCATGTAAAGGTGACTGAGAAGGAAGCTGGGCAGCGGAGCCACTCACATGTACATGTACTTGTCCAGCTTGGCAGCGAAGTGGCGCGGCATCTGCCCGCAACCGTAGTAATTGCGATCGTTCTCAGGGATGTGGTCTACATCATGGAAAACAAAGCAGTCCCAGTCCAAGTCCTTCATGGCCTCCTTGAAGCCCACGTTGAAAAGCATTGCACGGTTGAAGGGATGTGTGCCAGTCTGGCCAACcagatacaaagaaagaaagttaGCCCCACCCgcatattataatattttgcaGAAGAAATTAGTATTTATTGTAGATCTTTACATGGAAACTCTGAAAATTTACGGAGGAATCGATCTTTAATACCTGTTCTACGACATAGAAGGCAAACTGCAAGCGCTGCCTCTGGAGCATGGGGatgaggtggtgcagcagaatGGGCAGGTGTTCATGCCGGTTCCGGAACGGGATAAGGATGGCCACctgaagaagagcagagggtATTGCCGCCACTTCCGTTAATAACCATTCCACACACCTAATACCGAGAACACTTTTCAAGAAACATTTAAGCAGAAGAGGTCACTTTTTCTAAACATCAGGACCCCAAGAGTTACAGAAACAGGAGCTTCCAGTACCTCAAGTATCAGTAAAATTCCTAACAGAAAGAAATGGAGCAAATGACACATGAACTGAGTTCAGGAAGaacagaacaacaaaacaagacaTGGAAAAGTAATCAGCAGGAGAATTTGCACCATTTTTAATAGCGACGCTATTTCTGAGAGCAGGAAAATCATTTGCAGCTATAGGCAAACAAAAGCTGACtttaaagattaaaacaaaaatacatttttacaatgtTTCAAGCTTATTTTCATTCTACACTGTGGCAGGTAACGGAAGACACGTCACTAATAAGAACAGGTCTACGCTAACCACATCTAATAGAAATCGCCTCTTCTCCACTGCCTGGTGACACGGGGTGCGAGCAAATCAGTCCTTGCAAATGTTTCTTGGTTCTTCCAATGAAAAGGGTGCTAGCGATGCGTGCTACAAAGTGAAGCCCGCAGGCCTGCCATCACGGCGCCTTCGGCTCAGAGCTCCACTCTCAGACCCGCCGTCCTGCCACTCCATATGACCTACATGAGTCTGGCTTAGTGAAGGCAGAACTGAAGGCATCCCATGGCACCTCTGTAATGTTGCCATCTTTATTTACAGCATCTATTTTAACCATGTGCAAAATGCTTTCCTGAAACACGAGTTTCTTTATACTCAAgtcaaaatgtttcatattttctgTCACTGATGCGTACCAGGCATATCAGGCACCTGTGGCTTACACAAAAACATTCTTGCTGATCCCATTCATTCCACATGTCCACACATCAGTGTTCAGAAGGCACTGAACACAATGTGCTGCACGTGAAAGCTGGTGCTGTCAAAGGGGTCTCTGCGCTCACCTTCCAGCGCGCCTTGCAGTCCTTGGGCTTCCAGTGGCCAGCTTCCTCgatgtctgtgtgtttggaaaACTGTAGCATGATATCctccataaatatttcagtcatGTTGACATGATTCCAACCCTCTGGaggaaaaagcagaaacatttcTTCAATTCatagagaagaagaagaaaaaaaaaaaaaaaaaaaaaaaatcacggtaaaagcagcagaaaattaCACATACACCGATTAggcacaacattaaaaccactgacaggtctagtgaataacattgatttatcacattacaatggcacctgtcaagcgATGGGATacattaggcagcaagtgaacagtcagttcttgaatttggtgttttgaaaagagaaaaaatgggAAGGTGTagggatctgagcgactttgacaagggccaaactgtgatggctagacgactggctcagagcatctccaaaatggcaggtcttatggggtgttcccagtatgcagaGGTTAGTACCTatcaaaagtggtccaaggaaggacaaccagtgaactggtgacagggTCACATatgcccaaggctcactgatgcacaTGAGCAAAGACTAGCCCACCTGGTCTGATCCCagagaagagctactgtagcacaaattcctgaaaaccttaatgctggccatgatagaaaagtgtcagaacacacagtgcatcacagcttgctgtgtatggggctgcgtagctgcagactggtcagagtgcccatgctgacccctgtcctcCGCCGAAAGCGTCTACAATGGGCACATAAGCATCAGAattggaccatggagcaatggaagaagttGGCCTGGTTTGATggatcacgttttcttttagatcatgtggatggccGGGTGCATGTGCctcgtttacctggggaagagatggcagcaggatgcactatgggaagaaagcAAGCCGGTGGATGCagcgtgatgctctggccaacgttctgctgggaaaccttgggtcctgctATTCATGTCGATATTATtctgacacgtaccacctacctaaagattgctgcagaccacgtacacccctgcatggcaacagtattccctgatggcagcggccctgccacactgcaaaaaactgTTCAGGAATGTTTGTCATGTTTGAGTAATGGGAcaaagttcaaggtgttgatgTGGCCttcaaattccccagatctcaatctgatcAAGCATCCGTGGGATGCGTtagaaaaacaagtccgatccatgagggccccacctcgcaacttacaggatctgctgctaacgtcttggtacCATATACCACAGAACACCTTCAGCGGTCTTGTGAAGTCCATGCCTcaatgggtcagagctgttttttgtgacacgagggggacctacacaatattaggcaggtggttttaatgttgtggctgatcagtgtatttcATGCTGTGATTTTCTTCCTTACAGAAGTAGTTCAGTGGATAAAGACACCTATCTGAAACCTCCAAAACAGGTTCTCAATTGTACCTATTCCTGAAAAACACAGtcatacaaatgggtaaatcactttggagaataagaTTACTTAAGCATCAAATAAATCTATACACAAGCTCTCAAACGCCAGGGCCTGTgtgtctagccagccttccaAGCTTGCTTAGCTCCTCAAAgctcatgggacccctgaagcagctgacgggtaccgacgggccaaacggaacgcgactctggcagtcgccgcggcaaaaacccgggcttgggaggagttcggtgaggccatggaagaagactttcggttggcctcaaagagattctggcaaaccgtccagcgactcagaggggggaagcggtgttccacaaacactgtttacaacggaagtggtgcgttgctgacctcagctgaggatgttctcgggcggtggaaggagtactttgaggatctccttaatccctccgacatgccttccgtagaggaagctgaggctggggacttgaagggggactcatccattactctggctgaagttgctgaggtagtcaaaaaactcctcagtggcaaggctccgggggtggatgagatccgccccgagtttctcaagtctctggatgttgtggggctgtcttggctgacacgcctctgcagcatcgcgtggagttcgggaacggtgcctctggactggaaGACcgaggtggtggtccctctttttaagaagggggaccggagattgagTTCCAACTATagagggatcacactccttagcctccctgggaaagtctatgccagggtactggaaaggagaatccgaccgatagtcgaacctcagattcaggaggagcaatgcggttttcgccctggccgtggaacactggaccagctctataccctcactagggtgctggagggttcgtgggagtttgcccaaccagtccatatgtgttttgtggacctggagaaggcattcgaccgtgtccctcgtggcatcctgtgggaggtacttcgggattatggggttcggggctcgctgctacgagctgttcgttccctgtatgaacagagcaggagcttggttcgcattgccggcagtaagtcagacctgttcccggtgcatgttggactccgccagggctgccctttgtcaccgattctgttcattatcttcatggacagaatttctaggcgcagccagggaacggagggtgtctgttttggtggccgcaggatctcgtctctgctttttgcggacgatgtggtcctgttggcttcatcaagtcaagacttgcagcgtgcactggggaggtttgcagccgagtgcgaagcggcggggatgagaatcagcacctccaaatccgaggccatggttctcagtcggaaaaaggtggattgccccctccgggttaggggggagttgctccctcaagtggagaagtttaagtatctcggggtcttgttcacgagtgagggaaaaatggagcggcaggttgacggacggattggtgcggcgtccgcagtaatgcggtcgttgtaccggtctgttgtggtgaagaaggagctgagtcgtaaggcgaagctctcaatgtaccggtcgatctacgttcctaccctcacctatggtcaagagctctggatcatgaccgaaagaatgagatcgcggacacaagcggcagaaattagtttcctccgcagagtggctgggcgcacccttagggacagggtgaagagctcagtcacccgggaggagcttggagtagagccgctgctcctccgcatcgagaggagccagttgaggtggctcgggcatctgttccggatgcc of the Scleropages formosus chromosome 7, fSclFor1.1, whole genome shotgun sequence genome contains:
- the ttr gene encoding transthyretin; translation: MSRPAVLAFVAFAIVLSGAAPLDNKQQGGSDTKCPLAVKVLDAVRGAPATAVQLKVSRKTEDGSWTEVAAGVTDTAGEVHNLIEEKDFTSGVYKATFDTQAYWTAAGRTSFHEAAEVTFKAHEQGHQHYTLALLLSPFSYTTTAVVNGAHE
- the LOC108937701 gene encoding beta-1,4-galactosyltransferase 6-like, with the translated sequence MYSWRRRLPRMSTRSFVAFVFFFSLSSSCLYFIYVAPGIANTYLFMVQAQGMMLRDNVRTIRHMIRLYTNKNSTVNGTDYPDGSNSSEYVAQPTAFLPENFTYAVNLPCPEKLPSMKGWNHVNMTEIFMEDIMLQFSKHTDIEEAGHWKPKDCKARWKVAILIPFRNRHEHLPILLHHLIPMLQRQRLQFAFYVVEQTGTHPFNRAMLFNVGFKEAMKDLDWDCFVFHDVDHIPENDRNYYGCGQMPRHFAAKLDKYMYILPYNEFFGGVSGLTAEQFQKINGFPNAFWGWGGEDDDLWNRVHYAGFNVTRPEGEIGKYKSIPHHHRGEVQFLGRYKLLRYSKERQYLDGLNNLHYTPEITLTRLYKNISVNLSPELAPVTDY